One Triticum dicoccoides isolate Atlit2015 ecotype Zavitan chromosome 5B, WEW_v2.0, whole genome shotgun sequence genomic window carries:
- the LOC119305627 gene encoding WRKY transcription factor WRKY62-like codes for MDDGSSCPTDSAGLLPLFVGSPTAEGLEEKLMRVREENRRLAGTLGAILAGRPDLRALARAPASAVATARAPSGSASNAVREEAAGVTVEPRPKVRTVCARAEPADTDANLGVKDGYQWRKYGQKVTRDNPHPRSYFRCAFAPSCPVKKKVQRDAEDRSKLVATYEGEHNHAKYPEREFVGSESTGHAGSRPCSISINPSGRTIRLEDMTNHGSGSRLDLETIRREVVTPEFQKLLVEKMVNSLKNDADFMHALTNAVAERILENIPAVCRCERGLARTSPEVEATRFCRRRRDGEEIKCALDEESEQWLAGEERGKIAIGLESNISRKSTERRIIFRQLT; via the exons ATGGACGACGGCTCGTCATGCCCGACCGACAGCGCCGGGCTTCTGCCGCTCTTCGTTGGCTCCCCGACG GCTGAGGGTCTCGAAGAGAAGCTGATGCGAGTGCGCGAGGAGAACCGGCGGCTGGCCGGAACGCTCGGCGCCATACTCGCCGGTCGCCCTGACCTGCGTGCTCTGGCGAGGGCTCCAGCCTCAGCCGTCGCCACCGCTAGGGCGCCGAGCGGCTCTGCCTCCAATGCAGTGAGGGAGGAGGCCGCCGGAGTGACGGTGGAGCCGCGGCCCAAGGTCAGGACGGTCTGCGCGCGCGCGGAGCCTGCCGACACCGACGCCAACCTT GGCGTCAAGGACGGGTACCAGTGGAGGAAGTACGGGCAGAAGGTGACGCGCGACAACCCGCACCCCAGATCCTACTTCCGCTGCGCATTTGCTCCATCTTGCCCAGTGAAGAAGAAG GTGCAGAGAGACGCGGAGGACAGGTCAAAGCTGGTGGCGACCTACGAGGGTGAGCACAACCACGCTAAATACCCGGAGCGAGAATTCGTCGGCAGCGAGTCCACAGGCCACGCGGGGTCGCGGCCTTGCTCGATCTCCATTAACCCGTCCGGCCGGACGATCAGGCTAGAAGATATGACGAATCATGGGTCAGGATCGAGGCTGGACCTGGAGACTATCCGGAGGGAGGTTGTTACGCCTGAATTTCAGAAGCTTCTGGTGGAGAAGATGGTGAATTCGCTCAAGAATGATGCAGATTTCATGCATGCTCTAACAAATGCGGTGGCTGAAAGAATACTGGAAAATATTCCTGCGGTATGTCGGTGCGAGCGAGGACTTGCCAGAACCTCGCCTGAGGTAGAGGCGACGCGGTTTTGCCGGCGTAGGAGAGACGGGGAGGAAATCAAGTGTGCGCTTGACGAAGAAAGTGAACAGTGGTTGGCCGGCGAGGAAAGAGGAAAGATAGCCATTGGATTGGAATCTAACATATCACGCAAATCAACTGAAAGACGAATCATTTTTAGGCAACTGacttag